A part of Perca fluviatilis chromosome 15, GENO_Pfluv_1.0, whole genome shotgun sequence genomic DNA contains:
- the nog1 gene encoding noggin-1, translated as MDQSQQCLAMYLLVLSLGLLMDRGICQHYYLLRPIPSDSLPLVELKEDPDPVFDPKERDLNETELKSFLGDFDSRYLSVLPPAEDKYTGNDELDDSEVQKPGGVLPKEIRAVDFDAQFGKKHKPSKKLKRRLQQWLWAYSFCPVVYTWTDLGNRFWPRFVRVGSCLSKRSCSVPEGMVCKPANSTHLTLLRWRCVQRKGGLKCAWIPVQYPIITDCKCSCSS; from the coding sequence ATGGATCAGTCTCAACAGTGTTTAGCCATGTATCTGCTCGTGCTCTCCCTCGGACTTCTGATGGACAGGGGGATTTGTCAGCACTACTACCTTCTCCGCCCCATCCCGAGTGACAGTCTGCCGCTCGTGGAACTAAAAGAGGACCCAGATCCCGTCTTCGACCCCAAGGAGCGGGACCTTAATGAGACCGAGCTGAAGAGCTTCCTGGGAGACTTTGACAGCCGCTATTTGTCAGTGTTGCCGCCCGCGGAGGACAAGTACACCGGGAACGATGAACTCGACGACTCTGAGGTCCAAAAGCCCGGTGGAGTACTGCCGAAAGAAATCCGCGCGGTGGACTTCGACGCCCAGTTCGGCAAGAAGCACAAGCCCAGTAAGAAGCTGAAGCGACGGCTGCAGCAGTGGCTGTGGGCGTACTCGTTCTGCCCGGTCGTGTACACGTGGACCGACTTGGGGAACAGGTTCTGGCCGCGATTCGTGCGGGTGGGCAGCTGCCTCAGTAAAAGGTCGTGTTCGGTTCCGGAGGGAATGGTGTGCAAACCCGCCAACTCGACCCACCTGACGTTACTGAGATGGAGATGCGTGCAGAGGAAAGGGGGACTGAAATGCGCCTGGATACCGGTGCAGTACCCGATCATCACAGACTGCAAATGCTCCTgttcaagttaa